One region of Labrus bergylta chromosome 23, fLabBer1.1, whole genome shotgun sequence genomic DNA includes:
- the cpm gene encoding carboxypeptidase M, whose amino-acid sequence MSAGFREPRRHSDRLTDTPRTGAEMSSLLLFLIIIPTTSTLEFHYHDNREIEQYLLQTNASNPDITHLYSIGQSVKGQQLWVLALGLSPRRHTIGIPEFKYVGNMHGNEALGRVLLLKLIDDLLHGYRDNATWAVQLLNSTRIHILPTMNPDGFDASDTDCVFTTGRYNSNGVDLNRNFPDPFAGLRKKPELDEEKREAEVRAVIGWLRMESFVLSANLHGGALVASYPYDNSNGGSELMGGASVSPDDDVFVHLAKVYSYNHASMHQGDRCSGRPFLEGITNGYQWYPLIGGMQDYNYVWAQCLELTLEISCCKFPPVKQLPAMWTENRKSLLAFIQQVHLGVKGQVFNSSGVPVQNAEVEVKGRRNMCPFRTDKHGEYYRLLLPGNYTFKVRYLGHEDLTETLTIPHGPDQYSAMKHNFRLRQITTTTGHTSANPTEATLTPTSEQSLNCAGGGATNRPTWSGLGLTLGLVAVLRYQID is encoded by the exons atgtctgcTGGTTTTCGGGAACCTCGACGACACTCGGACCGGTTAACCGACACTCCGCGGACAG GTGCAGAGATGTCTTCACTCCTCCTGTTCCTCATCATCATCCCCACCACGTCAACGCTAGAGTTCCATTACCATGACAACCGCGAGATTGAGCAGTACCTCCTGCAGACCAACGCCTCCAACCCCGACATCACACACCTGTACAGCATCGGCCAGTCGGTCAAAG gtcAGCAGCTGTGGGTGTTGGCTCTGGGTCTCAGTCCTCGCCGTCACACCATCGGCATCCCAGAGTTCAAATATGTGGGTAACATGCACGGGAACGAG GCTCTCGGCCGCGTGCTGCTGCTGAAGCTCATAGACGACCTGCTGCATGGTTACCGGGACAACGCAACATGGGCGGTACAGTTACTGAACAGCACTCGCATCCACATCCTGCCGACCATGAACCCAGACGGCTTCGATGCATCGGACACAGACTGCGTCTTCACCACGGGGAG GTATAACTCTAACGGCGTCGATCTGAACAGGAACTTTCCCGACCCCTTCGCTGGTCTGCGTAAGAAGCCGGAGCTGGacgaggagaagagagaggcgGAG gtgagggctgtgattggctggttgaGGATGGAGAGTTTTGTTCTTTCTGCAAACCTTCATGGAGGAGCTCTGGTGGCCAGTTACCCGTATGACAACAGCAACGGAg GCAGTGAGCTGATGGGCGGGGCCAGCGTCAGCCCTGATGATGACGTGTTTGTCCACCTGGCTAAGGTGTACTCCTATAACCACGCCTCCATGCACCAAGGTGACCGCTGCTCCGGCAGGCCGTTCCTGGAGGGCATCACCAACGGATACCAGTGGTACCCTCTGATAG gtgGGATGCAGGACTATAACTACGTGTGGGCTCAGTGTTTGGAGTTGACTCTGGAGATTTCCTGCTGTAAGTTTCCTCCCGTCAAACAACTTCCTGCCATGTGGACGGAGAACAGGAAGTCTCTGCTGGCCTTCATCCAGCAGGTCCACCTGG gGGTTAAAGGTCAGGTGTTTAACAGCTCAGGTGTGCCAGTGCAGAACGCAGAGGTGGAGGTGAAAGGTCGCAGGAACATGTGTCCATTCAGAACAGACAAACATGGAGAATACTACAGACTGCTGCTGCCTGGAAACTACACcttcaag GTGAGGTACCTGGGCCACGAGGATTTAACCGAGACGCTTACCATCCCACATGGTCCAGATCAATACTCTGCCATGAAACACAACTTCAGACTACGACAAATCACCACGACGACCGGACACACATCGGCTAATCCCACTGAAGCTACCCTCACACCTACCTCTGAGCAATCATTAAACTGTGCGGGAGGCGGAGCCACCAACAGGCCCACATGGTCGGGCTTAGGTTTGA